The Ipomoea triloba cultivar NCNSP0323 chromosome 4, ASM357664v1 DNA segment cctCCTTTAAACCAAGTTGGATATGTTACGTTGGTCATCCCAATATCGATCATCCTTCTTCAATTTGAGAAATGTCTCTTGTGCTCGGATGACAACTCTGTGGCTCTATTGATGAAAGGTCACATGAACTCGGGTGGTAGGGTATTGACTTTTTGAGCTACAAGAGAAAGTACAGGTTGGTCCTTAATGAAAGGTCATAGGAATCCGGGTGGTGGGGTATTGACTTTTTGAGCTACAAGAGAAAGTACAGGTTGTCCTTAATGAAAGGTCACATGAACCCGGGTGGTGGGGTATTGACTTTTTGAGCTACAAGAGAAAGTACAAGTTGTCCATCCCGAAAACATGTAAGGGATGTGCATTCACTTCTAGATATAAATCgtataaaaaaatacacttgATTGTGTTGTGGTGTGCACCGAAAGACCaaagtttgaaataattatcaaaatgtttttttccttGCTTTAGAGACTAATTATTTTTGTCCTTTGCTTTAAAGCCACTAATTGTTTTTGTCTTTAGCTTTAAAGCCATTAAGTTTTTTAGATCCATCGCCTATAGAATTGGCTTCCAGTCTTGTGAGAGAACCTATACTTAGGAGAGAAGTAATGAAATACATAGATTTAGTAAAACAttcaccaccaccatcatcatcataataataGTTGTTATGCATGCAGAGGTTACGTTGctgaaatgaagaaaaagatcCCAGAATTGTGCTCACCATTTGCGCCAATGCCAACGAAGGAAAAAAGTCCACCAGAGAAATCAGCAGCTAGCGAAAACGAAATTGTTTTAAAGAAAGCACGAGTGTTAGATTGATTTCGTGATATAGCATGCATGACTAgattttggaataattttaGAGTAGAgagtggtggtggtggccgAAAAAGTGGGAGAATGGGGGGTTAAATAAGTGGAGAGAGGGGGAAAAGGGAGAAGAAGGGTTGACcacattttgaaaaattgaaaaggtgTTGGGAATGGAAAAAAGGTGATGTGAAGGGATTACTAGGAAGAGGAAAAGGTAATGGGATGTGATGGGTGTGACTTGGGGAATTTTCTATGCTTTTATAGGGAAGAGATGTACATTttttggggttctaccatattTTGATGGCATTCTACCTTATCTAGAAGTCTATTAAGAGACTTGGTAGGGAGAAGCAGTTTATTTGTGATAAGATCATATGTTACGTGCGCTCGGAGACTCACCCGGGACGCCCGCCCGGTTGTACGGTGTTTCACACGAGGGTTGTAATAAATACATGTGAACGTACGAAGACTGGTCAGAGTGTCTACTCTCCTTCGCTGACGACTTCTCGCAGCTCGGAGAGTGGGCgactgatgatggatatattagaaatggGCCAAGTCGACCAGGAGGAGCAGGATAAGTCGGGGAGATTGCATGTCTGGGACTCGAGGTTGAACCCTGTGCTTGACCCGGGCTAACTCATTTAGCACCTCGGCCCTAGGCCTCGACTAAGAGGCCTCGACCCAAAGCTTCGGCTAACTTGTTGCATAGAGTCAACACAATCATCCCTATCCACAATCAATCATCAAACAAGCATTATCTAATCCTAGGTTTAAGAATTTAGAACTCAAGGGAGATTATGCAAGACTAATTGATTCAAATCCTCCAAAGATCTAGCTACTCATAacgaaaattgaaataaaaaagcaaTTGAACTAACAAAGCAATAGATtcaaatcaacaaaagaaattgaaatgcaagaatagaaaatgaaacttagcttgaaattgaaGTAGAATCCTTGAGTAACTTTGTTCAATACAATCTTGCAATGTAATTTCTTCTCTAAATCTAGCTATGGAACATGATCTTGGAGTGGAATTGAGCTATGTAATGGAGAGACTTTTAGAGCTaaaacctagagagagaaattttttCCTGAAATTGGTTCCATCCCCTCTTTTAAAAGTTGAAAACCGCCACTTACGCCCAATGGACGCCAGGTTGGACGCGTGTCCAATGGCGCGTCCAACTCGTGCTTCGCGGAATTCTTTGCGATTTCTGAGGGAGGATGTTTGGAcgccaccttggacgcgcgtccatgggcgCGTCCAAGGCATGCTTCGCGGAATGCCTTGAAATCTTCCGCGGGTGGCTATTTGGACGctaccttggacgcgcgtccaaggtagGCTTCGCATACTGCATTGGCGATTTAGTGGGGGAATATTTGGACGCCtggttggacgcgcgtccaaggctaACTTCCCTTCTTCTATTGCTTGGTGAACCGCACTTGCGTCCAATGCGGCTTTGCTTTCTCCCCCAACTTTGTCTTCATGAATTCTTCTCCAAACTATCGCCATTTTCCCTCTCTACGcactttttacctacaaaacaattcgtacagtgtggaacggggtgctacaacaatataaagtatTCTGAGGCACATTAGGACTAAATCACTCATAAAAGCCACGAATTACGCACTAAATGATCCaagaataaccttataaaaatGGCACCTTTTGCACTAATCACCCGCCCGGTTGTACGGTGTTTCACACGAGGGTTGTAAATACATGTGAACGTACGAAGACGGGTCAGAGTGTCTACTCTCCTTCGCTGACGACTTCTCGCAGCTCGGAGAGTGGCGAttgatgatggatatattagaaacGGGCCAAGTCGACCAAGAGGAGCAGGATAAGGGTCGCGAGAGGGTTTGGGACCCGAGGTTGAGCCCCGTGCTTGACTGTGGCTAACTCATTTAGCACCTCGGCCCTAGGCCTCGACTAAGAGGCCTCGACCCAAAGCTTCGGCTGAGAGACCTCGGCCTAAGGCCTTGGCTAAGGGGCCTCGCTGGGAGGCGTCGGCCCAAGGCCTCGGGTGAGAGGGCTGGGGTGGTTGGGGCCACGGGCTCGGTCGCGATGCGGGCACGGTCAAATCGGATCTATAACCGTGCCCCCGTCTTAGAGGGGCGGTTAGGAGGTTTGGAAGGTATAAATAGGCGTGTTATTGTGTCGTTAAGACATATTCTCTATTCTTTGTCCTAAACTATACTTGTAATAGCCTTACATCGTCTTGTAATAGCTTATTGATTACGATTTAATACAATACTTGGTCCCTGTGACATTGTCACATTCATTTCGCTTATTATTCCTGGTTCGTTCGTATTATCATTCATTTAACGAGTTTATTAGTCCGGAtccccgggttaattaaatctatCAACTATATATGATAAATCTTTGTATTTggtcaaaattgaaaaataattttggaattTCACTAAATGTATGTTATTGTActaaaattcttttaatttaattctttataaACACTGTTCATTTATCtcatattttatgttttctattttttaaatatattttataaaaaaaaaagaaaattgatttgaATTGCAAGAGTTAATTTGAATATCCTGACGAAATATGTAGAGATTTAAAGATATTATGTAAAAGAATCAAACTCTAGATCTTTTACGAAGATATGAAAATCTAATGGAATTAGAATTTGGAAAAATTGCATGTTTCAGAAGATGTACAAAAGTTTGTAGAAATGATGCTCCAATGTTAGAAGAGGTTTACTCCTAGAAAAGGTTGAAAATCGCTATTTTCTAATTTGGAAAACATATTCAGTAACACCAATATAATTATCTACATTCATTACCAAATTCAAATATTCAAgaacatatacaaaattatgatttttgtatcaaatattcaaatatttttggatttttttttaaatttaagtggagcctatacaattttttaatttctagtctagaatatttgaaaatttaacaTTCTATATCAGGGTCATGTATGTTGCTATATGCACCTAGTCTATGATATATAACCAATGATATATGATGAGATAAAGTCGTGTGAGTAATCACAACATTATTTTCGACTTTGCTGTTAATAATAACAGGTGTATATGCCAACCCAAATTGGCTTGTAGCAAGCAAAGACGGCTTCTTTGTGGGTCCCTATTATTTGTTCTAACTTGGTCTACCGCGTGACAATTCAAGTTACCTGCAAAGAGTTTAACTCACTTAACATGTGAAACCTGTAGAGCATGCTTCTTTTGAATAGAAAGTTTAACAAGCTTTTTAGTGCTTATGCGAATATTACTACTCCACGTCCTTCCCAACCTTAAGTCACATTTTCAAGTATGCAAAGGGAAATTTTAGGTAAACGTATAGGAAAAAGAGCATTTGAAGTAAGTATTCTAAGTTCTAACACTTCAATTGATATACATTTTCTATATTTGAATTTGTGATTGTGATAAcatgtttaatgttttaaattttaatttctaactaaTGTAGGCAATTAAAAAGTATGATAGTCGAACTGTTAAGACTATTGGAAAGTCAGAATTGGAAATTTATTTGGAGGAGCCAAAACTTGAATATGCATACTATGCGGATTTGAATATCTTGGATTATTGGAAAGAACGTATGCATAGATATCCTGCACTTGCATTGATGACATGAGATGTTTTGGCTATCCCAATTACTATTGTTGCATCAGAGTCGGCATTCTCTATTAGTGATCGTGTGCTCACCAAGTACAAGAGTTGTACTTTGCCTGAAAAAATCCAAGCTTTTATTTGCACAAGAAATTGGTTACATGGTTATGCTATAGGTAAGTTACTAGCTAAGTTATTATGCTTGTttacaaaataatgaaatattgaaTTACATTTTAGTTAGTTGATATTTTGGtgtattgtaaatttgtaatttcatttttatctaTCTTTTGTGTTGAATTTTTATGTAGATACTGAAGAAAGTTCAAGTTCAACATCAAATTTGTCTTGTGAAGATTCAAATGTTGTAAATCTTGATGATGACAATGATGAAAatgaagaggatgaagaagatgtgAATGTTGGAATGTTTGAATGATGTACTGGATTTATGAACTTATGTAGTTAATTAGTTATGTCTTCTTTGAATGCTTGATTTAATGGTTTATGAACTTATTTAGTATGGACTGTTTGGATTTTGGACTTTATGACTAATTtgtgttatttacttatttttaatgatttgtGAACTTTTtacaactatatataatatgtttaatatattttaatatttaaatatttgttttttgatTTATTAGATAAGTGCCTAAAAAGGTAACAAACTAAGAATTAGTGATTAACATAAGTACATAGCCACATTAGAGTtgataaccaaaaaaaaaaagaaaaaaaaaacgggcTTTGGCTGGCCCCCGCGGGCCTAAGGGGGGCGGGGGGCCCCTACTTAGGCCCACTTTTAGGCGGGCTTTGGCGGGGTGGGGCCTGCCAGCCCGCATTGACAGCTCTAGAAACCTGTAAAGCATGCTTCTTTGCGAGTCcaaattaatttattctaaCTTGCTCTACCGTGTGGCAATTCAAGACTAACCTACAGAGTTTAACTCACCTAACATGTGAAACCTATAAAGCATGCTTCTTTGCTAGTCCAAAATCATTTGTTCTAACTTGCTCTACCGCGTGACAATTCAAGACTAACCTACGGAGTTTAACTCACTTAACATGTGAAACCTGTAAAGCATGTTTCTTTGCGGATCCAAAATAATTTGTTCTAACTTGCTCTACCACGTGAAAATTCAAGACTAACCTACCGAGTTTAACTCAGATAACATGTGAAACCTGTAAAGCATGCTTCTTTGCGTGTCCAAAATAATTTGTTCTAACTTGATCTTCCGCGTGACAATTTAAGACTAACCTACATAATTTAACTCACCTTATATGTGAAACCTATAAAACATGCTTCTTTGCAAGTCCTAATATTTGTTCTAATTTGCTTTATCGTGGAAGGTTCAAAACTAGGCCACGAAATTTTTAACATGTTCTCCTAGTTTTTATTCATGGGGAGAATGCTTTATGGTCAGTTCGCAATCTTTGAACATCCAGTCTCAACATGCTTGAACAATCGTCCCATAGGGTCCATGCCAAAAAAGTATTAAtatctttaattaaaatcttTAACTAATTACTGAgatataaaaaatgttaaagaaTTACTTAATTCAATCTTTATTAACTAACCATTTTAGTTATACCGTTCTTAATTCAATCTTTATTAACTAACCGTTTTAGTTATACCGTTCAATGAATCTAAGTAGAATTACTGAATTAATTAACCCAATCACTGCACAGTATAATTTTGTTTACGAATTTGAAATTCTAATATTTCTCATGTATGCATTTCATACTCAATATAGAAATATCTCATactcttaaattaattttgCAATACATTTATCATGCAAGTgcaatataagaaaaaaaaaatatttatcaatgtattaaataaatactatatatGATAAATCTTTGTATTTggtcaaaattgaaaaataattttggaattTCACTAAATGTATGTTATTGTacttaaaattctttttattttttataaacacTAGGAATTTACCtcatattttatgttttctatttttaaatatattctataaaaagaaaattgatttcaATTGCAAGATCAGAGTTAATTTGAACATCCAGACGAAATATGTagagatttaaaaatattatgtaggAGAGTCAGTCTCTAGATCTTTTACAGAAGATATGAAAATCTAATATAATTAAAACTTGAAAAAATTGCATGTTTCATATTCAAAAGTTAATAGAAATGATGTTGCAATGTTAGAATAGGTTCACTcctagaagaagttgaaaatctttattttttaatttggaaaacATATTCAGTAACACCAATATAATTATCTTCATTCATTAccaaattcaaaaattcaagaacatatacaaaattatgaaattaatcataaattcaaatttttaagtgattttttagatcaaatattcaaatatttttggattttttttatttaagtggagtctatacaattttttaatttctagtctagaatatttaaaattttaacaatctCTATCAAGGCCATGTATGTTGCTGTATGCACCTAGTCTATGATATATAACTAATGATATATGATGAAATAAACTTATGAGTAAGCGCAACATTTTGTTTAGCTTTGCTTTAGTAATAATAGTTGTTTATGACAGCGCAAATTGGCTTGTAGCACGCAAAGACTTCTTTGTGGCCCCAAATTATTTTTCCGAACCTGCTTTTCAGAAGACTGGCCTGCATAATTGAACTAACCTTAACATATAAAACTTGTAAAGCGTGCCTCTTTGTGGGTcccaaataaattattttagcttGCTTTACAGCAAAACCAGCGCCAATGTACCCCTAGTTTTACTCCTTCCGCTTCCGTTTTTCGATCACCCCCTTTTATAAGAGTTCCATTCTACTACTCGACGCCCAGTCCTCTACTCACGTCGCTGCTTGGCTGCTTTTGCCTTTGCCCTCATCGGCTACCCAAGGTAACAGTATTAGATTTGTTTTTGATTTATGGACTGTTAGATTTGTTTTTGAATCATGCGATCTCCATATCTCATGACTTTTGCGATTAAAATTTGTGCATTTTTAAAAGATCAGAGCAATGTCGGCGGCGAACATCGTTGGGAAGTCGAAGAAGGAGCTGTACGACATCATGTGTGAGATGAAGAAGCTGATGGAACAGAACGAGGAACAAGCTAGGCAAATTCTCATTGAAAACCCTACCTTGGCCAGAGATCTGTTTAAGGCACAAATAATGCTTGGGATGGTGCAGCCAACACAGCCATCACCATCTCATGTTAATCAGTCTGCTCCAGCAGGACCAAATGAGAAAGCAGCACCATAGCCAACCTCCATTATCAATGTCATCTTCGATTGCtccttcataaaaataaatatattttgaaaacttttcaattataatatcatatatatttgtatggtATTAATATTCATAAATTGATTGTGTGATATGATAGTTTGCTTTGGTCGAATGGCTCAACTGCTCAAGCATATTTTTACACTTTACGTTTTCACATTTTCAAAATGGTAATGaaaacacactttttttttgttttttttttttgtttttaaatattgaaGGACTTGGAAAGCATTAAATGAGATTACATCCAAAACTAATTATTACATGTACgttaaagtaaatataataattacatatgTTACACTTCTAGACATGACAAATTCGCACCGAGTCAACTATTATACCAAACTAATTATTGCATATACGTTACAACTTATAAAGTCGAAAACACATTCCGCACTGTCTTATTCCAGTTCATCACACAAAGTTTTCTAATGCGATTTATTTATCTTGTGTGGTTTGCAGACTAGTACGCATGACTGCATGAGTGGGAGTGCATATCTTCATTCTTCAAGTAGTGGTTGTGCTTTCcatcattacaaaaaaaaaaaaaaaaaaaaaaaaaaacccttagtTGAGAATGTATTTACTAAACacactttaataattttttatcatattacatcgtcacaaaaaaaaaaaacccttggTTTGcagaaattattttaattaaaattttcatcatattaagtttattattaatatataaaatttatatatttataaattacattagaagtactattaaataaaaaaatcaaattaaaaacattttaaaaatactacaACGGCTCAAACGGCTCtgtttattttgatttcaaCTCTTTGCCTTCCTCTGCTCACACGGCTCTGTTGTATGACTTGAGGGGCTTCTCGACTCCGAGACTTATTTCTTAATAAAGTTTTCATTTTgcggaaaaaaaaatttcttaattttacttattgtttaggataattttttttaatgaaaccTCGCTCTAAATTACCAATAAAAAGTATGTTGCTTGAAGTTTTTATGATAAAAAACTTGTAGATCTGCGAATTAAGTATTGATAGAGTTGAATATAAATGATCATAATTGTTTGGCcctttgaataaatttttttcctttattttatatatccgaaataaaatttgtaacatGTTTGTTTAATCCgttaattaaaaacttaattaaatGCAATTGACATCCTTAAAAATGTGTTTGaaagatttcaaatttgttttaaaaaacaaatccacaaaaaaaaaaattgttgctaTTTTTGTCAAGAGTCTTTTTTTAAGCAAAAATTTTATTGCTGGAAACGCTTATGGGCAGAAAAACCCCGAAGATCATACAAAAGAGTAGAACGAACCGTATCCGGCAccaaatcaaaagaaagaaTTTTATTGTCAAGAATCTAGTttacaagaataaaaatttttaagcagtaattttattgtttttcctTTTATCAATGATTTCAATACCCTATGATAATAGAAAGATGGAGACACAATTGAGTGTTTTACTCTTGGAGATTTGTGGGATTGCTATGAGGAATGGAGTGTATATGGCGTTGGCGTTCCTGTTATTCTAAATAGTGGTGAAAGTGTTACACAATACTATGTGCCGTACTTATTTGCCATACAAATCTACACCAACAAACCACAACAAACTTCTGGGtaagattttttgtttaattcttACTCAATCTTAGAATCATTACTCTAAAAGTATATCAAGTTAATTTTATGAGGACTAGCTCTAGTATCTACTTGAACTACATTTCTTATACAtactattaatatttatgttgtCACACCCCTTATGTTTTAATTCCCTAGAAACCAAAAAGAGAATGAAGGTGTTGCCAGTATTGAGGGGAGAAAAAAGACGAGTCCTCAAACAATGAGAGGGATGGCATTTCCATAGAGAGAAACAAGGATTGTTTTGATAAGCCTTCTTCAGAGGTAGAACAACATGGGCATCTCTACTTTTAGTTTTGTGATACACTATCTCCATATTGGAGAATTCCATTCATAGAAAAGGTATTAATGGTTATGGtgatgaaaataatataatagttacATGTTTGATAACACACCTTAtcaaaaatttttttatttcctcTATATCATATAAGTCTTTTGGTAGGAATTTTTAGGTTGAAGATGAACTTAGCATTATGATTTCGTAGAGCCTAATTTTTAGAATTCtagtattttaaaattgatattaGTTATTTCAAACTGATATATGaggagttagtagtattcaaaaaaaaaaaaactgataaaTGAGACCTTTGCTACCTTGtaaaaaatgtttcaaaaaaaaaattacatgtttaatttgatagcaccttatgaatttttatttatttatttattattatttttatatcgTGTAAGTCTTTTGGTAAGACTTTTTAGGTTGATGATGAAGTTAGGATTATGATTTTCTAGAGCCTAATATTTGGAATTCTGGtaaatttaaattgttaattactccaaattaattatttcaatttgatatatgaGACATGTGGAACGGGGAGATAAGCAATGGGAACATATGTTGCTCTATAGAAAGAATTACTAGTGACAATCACTTGTCCCACATTTGTTAGAGATACGAGTTGTTAATGTGTTTTTTTATTATCCCATTCTCTACGTTTAACTTGTGTTACACTTGTATGTATATTAATATACGTTCTATGATGAAAATCAATAATTCCATGTGGAAAGCATAATAATTTGGTTGATGTCAAAAACTAGTTTGATTATTAAGAGttcaaattttaaatcttaaatgAGTTATAATTCtcatttttgtattattttatttgaatatatcTAATAGTGAAACCAATAAATATACTCAAAATTCTTATTGTGTTGGCTTTAGATTGCTGAACTTGCAGAAGTGCATCCTGGGCTCATGACATTcaaaagagttttttcccaaaatggtacctcgactattgctcattctcaattttgcatttcgactttcaattgcacctaatatggtccctcgactttcaaaaactcacccaatttggtcctccgttacatattccgtcaaatcagtgttaaaatggagggcattttcgtccatttacctattattagcctaataaacattgagaactagttgagggaccattttgagaatagtcaagggaccattttgggaaaaactattttatttatttcatttttgtttattttcattttttagactctataaaattagaatttctatacatttttttcttacaaatataaatagttaaaatcgcgcaatccaacctcaaaatttttgactttctttacagacttt contains these protein-coding regions:
- the LOC116015825 gene encoding uncharacterized protein LOC116015825 encodes the protein MSAANIVGKSKKELYDIMCEMKKLMEQNEEQARQILIENPTLARDLFKAQIMLGMVQPTQPSPSHKDGDTIECFTLGDLWDCYEEWSVYGVGVPVILNSGESVTQYYVPYLFAIQIYTNKPQQTSGNQKENEGVASIEGRKKTSPQTMRGMIAELAEVHPGLMTFKSTDLSPASWISVAWYPIYQIPTKENHKDRLSTCFLTYHALSSSSIRGGVKLDKDGDKKGKKVLEMVKGKEGNNNIKKSTGDVLYPYPFGLATYRLDDEIWINGNTFDDYERIIDLYNAAECWLKRLNVWHHDFNFFTSKLSLQGLSI